The sequence aaagaagatggaaacgTAGATGAGTTCGATGAAGAAACCGATACTATTGATAGTAATGACGAGAAGGCTATCGGGATGAACAAAGGGCATTCCATAGAACACCCACATAGCACAATTCAGGATTGTAGCCAAGTAAGGATCTGGCTTGAAATCTTCCACTGCCTTGTGCTTTATTATTTGAACAAATGTTGGACTACACAAGATTGTTTGTTCATCACGAAAATTCAACACAATAAAAAGTAACAAATCAACAATATATAATAGAGAGAAATAATCAGAATAAGCTTACATTGGTGACATAAACAAACCAAAAGATATGACATTTCCTGTAAACAAAATACTAACAATCAAAATCATCAATCAATTTGTTTACTTAAAATTACAAAGGtcagattttgttttctttaccTATAATGCCAATCACTGTTCTTGCTGTCTCTGTACTCACCATTGtgacaaaaaacaaaacaacacTATTTTCCTTTTCTAATTAACCCTTTTAAGAGTGAAGAAGAAGGGTTtgaaaaacttgaaaaaaaaaagggggtttttttttctttctattttctggggatttttttcctcttttttttttgtgggtttttttataaatatttttaagataataataataatattattattaaaaaatggttgaaaaaatgaaaaaagtttgtgggtttttatatataatggtgtgtgtgtgtgtgtgtaaaaGAGATGAGTGAAGAAATCTGTGGCTAAATTTCGTTGGTTTATATGTCAATGGTTTGGAACCTTTTTTTAAGGCTAAACGTAAATAGCTGAGAGAGTAGTGATAATAATTTTAACTGACTTAAGACAAagtcaaattaattttttagtctaattttaggaatttaattttgattaacaTGTGGATAGGTATAAACAAAAACAAGGTTTAAGGATTAATTAGGATTTAGTCTTCCATTTCATACTAATTTAAGATGCTAATTAAGATTTTATTGTGGATTATTTATATTAACTAATTGAAGGTTTATAGTTATTGATGTATATAAGTTCAACTGAGTATGAAATATAGTATTGACTTCCAACTTAAAAAGGTATAAAGATTACTCTTCTCCTTTGTATATTGcagataaaataataaaaataaaaggcacattttcatatatatatatataaattaaaatatttataagatattgtaaaattttggattctatcgaTTATAGATACTAACAAAATTTTATAGTGCTATTAATTAAAGTATATCAGtgtctattattgatataatctaaaactttattatattttgtaaatattttgtcaaatttatcaGTTTTTATCGTTTCGATATTTTTTTGGCTCTACTCAAAATTCTAAAACAACTAGCGGTAAATGATGTAAACTAATGATGGATAATTATTTATACTTTTTAAAGTAtcctttattcttttttaaaaaaaaacattatatgCTTTCTGCTGAACCGTATTTAAATATACTAAAacgaaccaaaatatttacaaaatagaattaaatttcatattataaatattcataaacttctattactgtctatcagtgatattgacagaattttaaaaaaaaattatactttataaatatttttaacaattttgtcatttacaataattctTCTTCGATTATTAGGGTTTTTTGTTGTAAATTATTTGTAAAGTATTTGTAGAAATAAGTAAACCAAAACATTCTTTATAATAATATCGATGTTAATAGAACGCAGTCGAATTTATAGTTAAgaaaacacaaaataaaattaaaaaagagagagagacatCAATTCATCACTAccaaatttgaatataaactCCTAATTAACCTAAAAATACAAGTTTttcataaagaaagaaagaaaaaaaaaagattgatttaGAAGGAAATGAATATCCTAATTTGGGTAACCATGTACAAGTgttgaaattaaaattcaataatTTAGGTCACTAAATGACCTAAGAAACAATCAAAATTTTGGTgtacataatattaatatatatatatatatatatatataaatgattgGATTCTCTCAATCATAAGACTTTGTTGTACACATGAACATGATTAGATTCTCCTAATAATTTAGAACTTAAtttaatagaaacaaaagaaagaggTTTTTAAATTCCAATCAATTCATGTGATGTGGGGTTAATGAATATGGTACTAAATCAATGGCCTGAGAAGCACTTCAATTTGGcatcaaattcttttttttcttttttctctcctCCCTAAGTTCATATTTGGTATTTGAAAAGGACAATTCCAATCATTGTTGAACCTCTTGTCTTTCAATGTCTTTACACAATTTACCATaacatttattaaattaaaaaaaaaaaaaaaaaaagagctcttGATATGATATTTTATAGGTTAAGGGTTTATTATATTAATCATAAAATAAAGTTAGAAAATTTATTAAACATTAACACAATTTTAACAAAAACTATAACTTTGGATATCAATGAAGATTGGTGTTCGTATAgaatattcttaattttttaatttgaagaacatatatctatgtatgtatgtaaaaaagcaaaaaagttaaaaagtaataataaagtAGCAAACTTTAATTCATTGAAGCATGTgattattatttagtttttagtttttgaaaataatttttaattagcTTGACTAAACATTTGAAATTGTGACCAAATTTGAAAGataaaaacaaatctaaaaaattacttttgcTTGATCTCTAAAAGTGtttgtaaatttaattttttttcaaagacTAAGATACTAAAGTGAtcgtaatatatatatatgtaatttcCTTTCTAATGATCCAAACAAAAGACCGTTCCAAAAGGGTGTTTGATAAAATttggaaaatttgtgaaaatgACCCCAAAAAAGACAAAAGCCAGAAGGACACTCATCaccaaattcttcttcttcttcttcttcttcttcttcttcttcttcttcttcttcttcttcttctctctctgtCTCTCTGTCTCTCTGTCTCTGTGTGTCTTTAAAACTCAATCCCAACAAAACTCTTCCTTTTGAAGATCCAAAATGAGTGAATCTACAAAAtagaaccaaaaacaaaacaaaagggGTTTGTCATTTTGTGGAGATTATTATGGTTATGGAGATTGTTGTATCAGCTGTTCTGTTAGTGGTTGGAATAGCTGTTTTAGTTGTAATTCATGTTTGTATTGTTGGGAGAGCTTTAAGAGAAGAAGGAATTTGGAGAagtgataataataataatcatagtAATAGTTATGGAATGAAGAGATTTTCAAATGAAGATTTGGAGAAGATTCCTTGTTATGAGTGCAACAACAAAATGGAGGATTTTGAAATGGAATGTGTGATTTGTTTGGAGAATTTCAAATTGGGGGAAAGATGCAGATTGCTGCCTAATTGTAATCATAGTTTTCATGTTCAATGTATAGATTCTTGGCTTTTGAATAAACCCATTTGCCCAATTTGTAGGACTTTTGCTGCTGTTCTTCCTAAAATTTCATTGATTCAATTGAATTGAACTGGTTCATGGTTCTGATTTTGCTGCCACTTGTGGTAGCCGGGCCGGAGGAAGTCGACGTTCACGAGAAGCCCCAACGTCTACGGTGACAAAGTTGCAGAGCATGgcaaagagaagaagaagatgaagaactcTTTTTGTGGTTGATATTGTTCTTGTTTGTAActtctttttgttgttttgtaTTATTCAGTTTCGTAATGAATAAGAATGTGGACTATTTTTCTTCAGTTTTTTGTGATTTGAGGATTTGTAGCCTTGTGCTTGTGTcaacaaacttttttttctttttttaaattcttaGAACTCAAGGACGTAGTTGTACAGTCTATATAGAATTTCGTTCAAATGAGATCGTAATTGTATTTTCTAATTCTCTTGATCTTCTTCTTGTTTCCTATATTTTGTTCTGCTCTTGCTTTTATATACTATTCGTCGCTCTAAAACTCCATTTTCTCCACatgtttctctctctttcagaAGAAGAGCATAGTCGAAAATcgcaaaagaaaaacaaagccCTAACGATGGGAAAACAGGGAGGAGCAAACGCTTACAAAAATTGTTAACAATAGCAAAGGTTTACTCGAGTGTCATAATTTTGTTAAGACAGTCTCTTAGAATACTCTTTTAAAGGGTCTTAGTCTTCAATTctaccaacaaaaaaaaaaaaaaaaaaaatcgattaTCTGAATGTTTTGAGAAATGGTGTTTAATCATAGCTAAAAGATTCATTGAGATGAGCTATTGAAATAATTGGCCACAAAAGTGCTTGTTGTGAAACGTACAATTTGTTTGGAGCTACTGAAACCCTAGAAAATTTAATTGAAACGAATTTCATAAAATAGATGGAGGAGAAGTTGAATATGTGACCTTTGAGGGAAAAAGGAAGATAAGTAAattgaacaaaagaagaagaagaagaagaagaagaagatgctaCAACAATAATGAGTGTTTTCTTCAGAGCTAAACGTTTCACAAATTTCCAATTATCTGATCTGAAAAGGTAAAACGATGTTTTAGGCTGCTAAGTATGTTCATAATACCACCATTTACAAGGATATAAGACGGCGTAAAATCACAATGGGGTCAAAAGACCTAGGGTTGAACATAGATCTTAGAAGATGAAAACATACAagacagtaaaaaaaaaaagtcttctCATTTCTTCTCGGTATTGCTCTCCAATTCTCTTCTAAGCTGCAGAGAGAAGTCGTCGTTGACATCGTCATCATCCCAGTCGTCTTCCCACTGCTGTGTAATTTCTTTgccttcttctttcatttcccACTCTGCACAGTTGATGTGATCATTCATAACAATATTAGAAATGTCTGATAACGGAGTGTTTAGATTAGATTAGATTAGTACCCCTCTAGAACCAAATACATTTTCCAtcaggggggggggggggggggggggggggggggggggagaggAAGCCACGAGAAACAAATACTGATTTAATAGGATTACACATATATCAGAGTGTCATGCCGTTCTCCCATTTATGAGTTCATCTTTTAATGGTAAAGATACCAAAAAATGGATCCATTAGTGACGGGTGTTATTGTGCTAATAATACATCACTTTTTCTAGGCCTCTAACatatattttgaaagaaaaagaaaggttcAGATTGCGGCAGATTAGACAAGCAAATCCTTATCCATTGCCACAGGACTCTAATTTCCTTCCTAAAAACACTTTTGCATTGCTCATAGGAGGATTCAAATCAAGTAGCAGAGCATGCCTTTTCACCCCCACCTGCAAAAGTGGGGAACTACTTAACAGAAACTTCTACTTCTTCCCTAAATGTATCAAGATCAATGCATACCGGCCATTTGATTTACAGCAATTCAAAATGGTTGAACTGAAAAAGCCAAAAAGATTGTCTCTTTCTCTTACACTTAGTTCCAACAACATCATCCCTCCAATTTCCTTATATTCAACCAAAACTCATACTCCTActatttttactttattttccCTTATAACATGTGGGGTGGGGGACCAAACCTCAGAACTCTAGATATTGATAGTACAAGTACATGCCAGCACAACTGCTCATGTTACAAAAAAAATAACTCCTAGTATTTTTTAGTGCACACTATATTATAAAAACTTCTCAATTATGGGTCTCATCCCAAATATCATAAAATCTTTAAAGTAGATAAAACTTTCCAATGACCTTACTTGAACAAATATATGCCTGTGTCCTTGAGTTCTAAGATAAAGACTTCTCAAATCCTAACAGCGGAATGCCAGACATTCCTGGGAAGCCAAAAGGCATGTAACTCTGACATCTTTTCTCTCTAACTAATAGTTTCTTTAATTGAACGGTGTAATTGTAGAGAATGCAAGTCCAGCTCATTATAAGGTATGGGTGATTATAATTGTATCAGATGGAGATAATATAAAATGGTAATCATGAATGAACAAGAAAAACTTAAGAGTATGCTGATCCAAATTAGAGAATGATATTACTGTTATAGCAGATCATATTTATCGCCAAGGAAGTAACAGGACTATGAAGACCCTTATTTTATTTCCATTATTTTGTATGCAACATCAATTAAGTAATCCACATCGGCCAACCATAAACGAAAAACAAGTATACACTGTAAACAGTAGTGAAGAACATCAAATAAGGGGATGGTTTTTTT comes from Cucumis melo cultivar AY chromosome 12, USDA_Cmelo_AY_1.0, whole genome shotgun sequence and encodes:
- the LOC103483411 gene encoding protein DELETION OF SUV3 SUPPRESSOR 1(I)-like is translated as MATESKTATEEVKIDLFEDDDEFEEFEINEEWEMKEEGKEITQQWEDDWDDDDVNDDFSLQLRRELESNTEKK